CTTTGTCGCCGTGTTGCCGCGCGAGGCCTAGCGAGGACATGGTGCGTCGATGCTAGCAGGCACCGGTGGGACGATCAAGAGGCGAAAGCTTGAAGGTCGAGGTTCACCCGATGCTTTTCGGATGCGCCCGCCGCACAATCGTCGCGACCAGCGCGCTCAGGCCAACGACGCCGACGAGGTTTGGGAAGATCTGCAGCGCGTTCATCAGATCCCCCCACGCCCAGACGAGCTCGACCCTGGCCATGGCGCCAAAGGGGATGAGCAGGCAGTAGATCCAACGGTAGGGGATTGTCACCCGCTCACCGAGAACATACGCGAGAAACCGCTCGCCATAGTACGACCATCCGATCAGCGTGCCGTAGCCGAACAGGAACGCACACACGGCAACCACCAGCCCACCTACGCCCGGCATCGCCTGGTCGAACGCTTGCGCCACCGCCGCCGTGCTCGTCTGGCCAGCCTCCCATACACCAGTGACCAAGATCGCCAGCCCACTGATGGACGAGGTCACGAACGAAACGATGAAGGTTTCCATCACGGCGTTGAGGCCTTGACGGCGCGGCTCGCTGCTCTGTGCCGTGCCGTACGCGACGGCCGCTGTGCCGTACCCTGCCTCGTTCGCATAGAGGCCGCGGGCGAGGCCATAGCGCATCGCCACGATGATGCCCAGACTGCCGCCCGCCGTGGCACGGAACGAGAACGCTTCGCGAAAGACGAGCGCCAATACGTCCGGCAGCTGCGAGCCAAACGAAACGATGACGATCACGCCCCCAATCAGATACAGACCGACCTTGAGCGGCGCGAGCTTTTCCATCACGCGTCCGATCCACCTGATGCCACCGATGATGACCATCCAGGTGAGCACGGCCACGGCGAGCCCGGTTACCCATGTCGGCACCGAGAGCTCGCTCTCCCACACCACGGCAATCGAGTTGGGCTGCGTGAATGGTGTGGTCGTGAGCGCGGCGACACCGGCCACCAGCGCGTAGACCCACGCGAGCCGGGGGGATCGCAAGCCGTCGCGCAGATAGAACATCGGGCCGGACAGCACGGCGCTGCCCCGCTGGTCTCGGTACTGCACACCGAGCACCGCCTCGGTGAGCTTGATCGTCGTCGCGACGAAGCCGTACGCCCAGATCCAGAACAGCGCGCCCGGGCCGCCCGTCACGATGGCCGCGGCCACGCCCGCGATGTTGCCGGTGCCGACCGTGGTCGCGAGCGCTGTCATGAACGATTGGAACGGCGGCAACGCACCGCGGGCTGTCGCATCGCGTGGCGCCACGAAGTTCCGCAGCGCCTCGGCGAAGTGCGTGAGTTGAATGAAGCGATACCGGAACGTGAGAAAGATCCCGGTGCCAAAGAGGATGACGACCAGCCACGGAACGAAGAGCGCGTCCGCCGCAGATTGAATCAAGTCAGACATCGTCTTCAGCAAACGCGAAAAGGTACCCGGTTCCTTTTTCGCTCCCGAAAAGGTACCCGGTTCCTTTTTCAGATGTTCGAGCGCGATTGGCAGCCGTCGACCGGGATGCAGGCGCCGCTCACCCAGCTCGCACGCGGCGACGCGAGAAACGCCACGAGGTCCCCCACCTCCTCGGCACGTCCGAAGCGGCCGAACGGCAGGTCGCGGCGGACGAACTCGGCGATGCCCTCCGGATCTGCCTGCTGCCGCTGATGCCACGATCCGCCCGGAAACAGGATCGATCCTGGGGCGACGCTGTTCACACGAATGTTGTCCCCCGCCAGCTGCTGGGCAAGTGCTTTCGCCATGCTGATCTCGGCTGCCTTGACGGTGTTGTACGTCATGCGGCCGCCCGACTCACGGCCCCAGATGGAGGCAATCATCAAGATGACGCCGCCGCCACGCTCTCGCATGGAGGGCACGACGAGCCGCGACGCGCGGATTGCGGGGAAGAGCGTTTGATCGAAGGCGGCCTGCCACTCGGCATCCGACGTCTCGACAATGCCGCCGCCGCGCGCCACGCCGACGTTGTTGACCAGGATGTCCACGCCGGCCCATGCTCCAACCGTCCGCTCGATGATCGTGCGAACGCCCGCCTCCGTTGCCACGTCGGCGGCCACTGCCATCACGTTGGATGCACTGCGAGCAACAGCACGGACTTCCTCGGCCGCCTCTTCGAGTCGCTGCGCACCCCGCGCACAGAGCGTCACGGAGCAGCCCTCGGCGGCAAGCGCTTTGGCGCTCGCCAATCCCAAGCCGCGGCTCGAGCCGGTGACGATAGCAACTTTGTCAGTCAGGTGCAGATCCATGGGGTGACTGGGTGATCGGGTGACCAGGTGACAGGGTGACCAGGTTCGAGGTCAACGGTTCGAGGTCAACGGTTCGAGGTCGGGATTTCTCGAGCTCTGTTTAGCTCAAGCAACAAGGAGACAACTTGACGGACTCAATTCGCACTATCCGGATTGCCCGCTCACCTTGTCACCCTGTCACCCCCTCACCCCGTCACCCCCTCACCCACTCGGCCCACCGCCGGTCAAGTCATTGAGGCGCCAATCGAACGTCGTGAACTTCAGGCGAAATGTATTGCGGCGGAGGAAAGCGCGCTCTCTGGGAAAGAGGTTGGGCTCGAGGAGATGGAGAATTGCCAGCTCGATTGGGCTCCGGCCTTTGTAAGTGGTTTCGCCGTCACCCTGTCTCGCATACGCCTTGACGAGCTCCTGCTCGTGCCAGCTGAAGATCGGCGTCACCGATAGCTCACCTGTTTCCTTGTCGAGCATCGAGCATTCCGACCGGTTGACGCAGTCTTGCGCAACCGCCTCCAGTTGCTTACCGAGACGCGCCCCCGTGTACGCCTCGCTCCTCAATCGCCCGCTGCCGACCGCCCCTCGCCCGAGCGCGAGGGAGAGCCTCGGATCGGCGAGCTCCGGCAGAATCACCTTCGCGATCTCGTCCAACGTCACACTCCGTCCAGCCGCGCGATGGCTCAACCGCTCGAAGGCGCCTGGGATCTGCCGAATGCTGTTGGCGGGATACTGCTTGGAGCCGCCCCGGATTGGGTAGTTGTTGATCACGGTTTGCAGCACGAACGTGTTGTAGGCGTTCACCCAGAAGGCCGCCTTCTCGTCGCGGCTCCAGGCGTCGTACGTGGCGGGAGAGACGTTCAATGAGGCTGCATAGCGATCGAGCCGCGCGCGCTCGCCCTTGAGTGCCGCGTAGTAGACGAGACCGTCGCGTACATAAAGATCCAAGATCGCGTCGAGCGTGGCGTGCATGCCGCCGGCACTCTGCCCGGGCTGTGCCCGTGGCGCGGCGGCCAGCAGCGTCACGAGGATGAGCGCGAGATGTGTCGTGAGCCTGGCGATACTCATGCGGAATACAGGCGCCTTTCCTTACTCGTCACGCGTCCAGACGGTCGAGAAACTGGTGCAGCGACCTGCCGAAAGCCTCCGGCTGCTCGAGATTGCATAGATGTCCGGCGCCGGCAATGACGTGCACTGCCGCACCAGGAATGGCGCACGCCATGGCCTCGCTCATCGCCGGCGTGGTCACCTGATCCTCCGCACCCACGATGATGAGCGTGGGGCACGTGAGCGCCGGCAGCAACGGCCGCGAATCCTGGCGCGACTTGAGGCACTCGAGCGCGTCGATGAGGCCGTCGGGACTATTCTGCCGAGCCATCGCCCCAACGTCGTCGAGGAGCTCCGGCCGGTCCTTCTGGGTAGACGAGCCGACGATCTGCGGAACCATCGCGTCGGCTATGGCGGCCGCGCCATGCTCTCGCGCCATTTGC
This window of the Luteitalea sp. genome carries:
- a CDS encoding amino acid carrier protein; protein product: MSDLIQSAADALFVPWLVVILFGTGIFLTFRYRFIQLTHFAEALRNFVAPRDATARGALPPFQSFMTALATTVGTGNIAGVAAAIVTGGPGALFWIWAYGFVATTIKLTEAVLGVQYRDQRGSAVLSGPMFYLRDGLRSPRLAWVYALVAGVAALTTTPFTQPNSIAVVWESELSVPTWVTGLAVAVLTWMVIIGGIRWIGRVMEKLAPLKVGLYLIGGVIVIVSFGSQLPDVLALVFREAFSFRATAGGSLGIIVAMRYGLARGLYANEAGYGTAAVAYGTAQSSEPRRQGLNAVMETFIVSFVTSSISGLAILVTGVWEAGQTSTAAVAQAFDQAMPGVGGLVVAVCAFLFGYGTLIGWSYYGERFLAYVLGERVTIPYRWIYCLLIPFGAMARVELVWAWGDLMNALQIFPNLVGVVGLSALVATIVRRAHPKSIG
- a CDS encoding SDR family oxidoreductase, yielding MDLHLTDKVAIVTGSSRGLGLASAKALAAEGCSVTLCARGAQRLEEAAEEVRAVARSASNVMAVAADVATEAGVRTIIERTVGAWAGVDILVNNVGVARGGGIVETSDAEWQAAFDQTLFPAIRASRLVVPSMRERGGGVILMIASIWGRESGGRMTYNTVKAAEISMAKALAQQLAGDNIRVNSVAPGSILFPGGSWHQRQQADPEGIAEFVRRDLPFGRFGRAEEVGDLVAFLASPRASWVSGACIPVDGCQSRSNI
- a CDS encoding DUF547 domain-containing protein — encoded protein: MSIARLTTHLALILVTLLAAAPRAQPGQSAGGMHATLDAILDLYVRDGLVYYAALKGERARLDRYAASLNVSPATYDAWSRDEKAAFWVNAYNTFVLQTVINNYPIRGGSKQYPANSIRQIPGAFERLSHRAAGRSVTLDEIAKVILPELADPRLSLALGRGAVGSGRLRSEAYTGARLGKQLEAVAQDCVNRSECSMLDKETGELSVTPIFSWHEQELVKAYARQGDGETTYKGRSPIELAILHLLEPNLFPRERAFLRRNTFRLKFTTFDWRLNDLTGGGPSG